A region of Anolis carolinensis isolate JA03-04 unplaced genomic scaffold, rAnoCar3.1.pri scaffold_7, whole genome shotgun sequence DNA encodes the following proteins:
- the med31 gene encoding mediator of RNA polymerase II transcription subunit 31, translated as METEDGGNRLRFQMELEFVQCLANPNYLNFLAQRGFFKDKAFANYLKYLLYWKEPEYAKFLKYPQCLHMLELLQYEHFRKELVNAQCAKFIDEQQILHWQHYSRKRVRLQQALAEQPLPLQHHHQHHQQQPQHPQNPPQQQQQHPPHQHPPAPQPPPQQNSASLK; from the exons AGGACGGCGGGAACCGCCTGCGCTTCCAGATGGAGCTGGAGTTCGTGCAGTGCCTGGCCAACCCCAACTACCTCAACT TCCTGGCCCAGAGGGGCTTCTTCAAGGACAAGGCCTTCGCCAATTACCTCAAGTACCTGCTGTACTGGAAGGAGCCGGAATACGCCAAGTTCCTCAA GTACCCGCAGTGCCTGCACATGCTGGAGCTGCTGCAGTACGAGCACTTCCGCAAGGAGCTGGTCAACGCCCAGTGCGCCAAGTTCATCGACGAGCAGCAGATCCTGCACTGGCAGCACTACTCCCGCAAGCGGGTGCGCCTCCAGCAGGCCCTGGCCGAGCAGCCCCTGCCCCTCCAGCACCACCACCAGCACCACCAGCAGCAGCCACAGCACCCGCAGAACcccccgcagcagcagcagcagcacccccCGCACCAGCACCCGCCCGCCCCGCAGCCCCCGCCCCAGCAGAACAGCGCCTCCCTCAAGTGA
- the txndc17 gene encoding thioredoxin domain-containing protein 17: MVFEEFSARGFAEFERAAAEQAKKRGRGLVFVYFSGDKDEATGTSWCPDCVKAEPIVRKELTHLPDGAAFIYCQVGPREYWKNPNNEFKKKLKLTGVPTLLKYGTPEKLVEEECFKPDLIRMLFADDS, encoded by the exons ATGGTGTTCGAGGAGTTCTCTGCGCGGGGCTTCGCGGAGTTCGAGCGCGCGGCCGCGGAGCAGGCCAAGAAGCGCGGGCGCGGCCTCGTCTTCGTTTACTTCAGCGGCGACAAGGACGAGGCCACGGGGACGAGCTGGTGCCCGGACTGCGTCAAAG CGGAGCCCATCGTGCGGAAGGAACTGACCCACCTCCCCGACGGCGCCGCCTTCATCTACTGCCAAGTCGGGCCCCGCGAATA ctGGAAAAACCCCAACAATGAATTCAAGAAGAAACTGAAGCTCACCGGAGTGCCTACGCTGCTCAAATACGGGACG CCGGAGAAGCTGGTGGAAGAGGAGTGCTTCAAGCCGGATCTCATCCGGATGCTCTTCGCGGACGACAGCTGA